From a single Bacillus solimangrovi genomic region:
- a CDS encoding MerR family transcriptional regulator, with amino-acid sequence MRINELSKMTGASIRSIRYYEKKKLITCIRLENGYRDFDETAVELIKQIQLYLGLGLTTTQIEAILTCKTQNVQPEMDNLCEELLETYESKLFELSEQINNLTTVKQRLEKEINVFKSRKENHRNVKVK; translated from the coding sequence GTGAGGATTAATGAGTTATCCAAAATGACAGGTGCTAGCATTCGTTCTATAAGGTATTACGAGAAGAAAAAATTAATTACGTGTATACGTCTTGAAAATGGTTATCGGGATTTTGACGAAACAGCTGTCGAGTTAATTAAACAAATTCAGTTGTATTTAGGTTTAGGTCTAACTACTACTCAAATTGAAGCTATTTTAACTTGTAAAACTCAAAACGTACAGCCCGAAATGGATAATCTATGTGAAGAGTTGCTAGAAACATATGAAAGCAAATTATTTGAACTGAGTGAACAGATTAACAATTTGACTACAGTAAAACAACGTTTAGAAAAGGAAATTAACGTTTTTAAAAGCCGAAAGGAAAATCACAGGAATGTGAAAGTTAAATAA